A section of the Sceloporus undulatus isolate JIND9_A2432 ecotype Alabama chromosome 3, SceUnd_v1.1, whole genome shotgun sequence genome encodes:
- the LOC121924842 gene encoding LOW QUALITY PROTEIN: aquaporin-12-like (The sequence of the model RefSeq protein was modified relative to this genomic sequence to represent the inferred CDS: deleted 1 base in 1 codon) — MAGLNVSIAFFFFTVGLCEVIRKLSKRIFPPKVYTCLAAELISAFQMCACYLELKMLREIGPWGGGFGPDVSLTLLFLLFLIHGASFSGASANPSISLQEFLALDSSFGATVTKVLAQFMGMEAASAFTKQYWSRELTDFHMIQNLMAQDCSSSLNTSVSHGIFVEAICSFFFQLTILRFQASSSMYRITIVALTVTALAHAAASLTGAFFNPALAFAVTFSCSGNSLLEYMQVYWLAPITGMLIAFFVYQGNIPRVFQKNLLYSIKNKYRIPKGKVNPNASTSIKET, encoded by the exons ATGGCTGGTCTGAACGTCTCAATagcctttttcttcttcactgtggGCCTTTGTGAGGTGATCAGGAAACTCTCCAAGAGAATTTTTCCACCTAAGGTGTACACTTGTCTTGCAGCTGAATTGATCAGTGCATTCCAGATGTGTGCTTGCTATCTCGAATTGAAAATGCTGCGGGAGATTGGCCCATGGGGTGGCGGCTTTGGTCCAGATGTCAGTCTGActctgctttttcttctcttcttgatTCATGGTGCTTCTTTCAGTGGAGCTTCTGCCAACCCTTCCATCTCACTCCAAGAATTTCTGGCTTTGGATTCTTCTTTTGGGGCTACTGTCACCAAAGTCTTGGCTCAATTTATGGGCATGGAAGCAGCCAGTGCATTTACCAAGCAATATTGGTCAAGGGAACTGACAGACTTCCACATGATTCAGAATTTAATGGCCCAAGACTGCAGTTCATCTCTCAACACCTCTGTCTCCCATGGCATTTTTGTGGAAGCcatatgttca ttttttttccagctcacGATTCTCAGGTTCCAGGCTAGCTCTTCCATGTACAGAATCACCATTGTGGCACTTACTGTTACTGCACTGGCCCATGCAG CTGCATCTCTCACAGGGGCATTTTTCAATCCTGCATTGGCCTTTGCTGTGACCTTTTCCTGCTCTGGGAACAGTTTGCTGGAATATATGCAAGTGTATTGGCTGGCTCCCATCACAG GGATGCTGATAGCATTCTTCGTGTACCAGGGGAACATCCCACGAGTCTTCCAGAAAAACCTGCTTTACAGTATAAAGAACAAATACAGGATACCCAAGGGGAAGGTTAATCCCAATGCATCCACCAGTATCAAAGAGacatga